A single genomic interval of Falco cherrug isolate bFalChe1 chromosome 8, bFalChe1.pri, whole genome shotgun sequence harbors:
- the GALNT5 gene encoding polypeptide N-acetylgalactosaminyltransferase 5 has protein sequence MSGLRRLFRGSGRALAFVFAASVVWLLLDMAALRLSLGDAGGRLLKEAAERGQQRGRPWRGPEAPAGSSRPDPAGLRGAATPDARAARRERPRPPSAPGGRGQRAGQAGGRPAARPAVGLGGGAGAPAAAAEFVTGPAGAEQREASPSRPQAPPPPGEPPSPAPPAPGRTEPTRRAGVGVTVAGTPGRTADGSRQRPAITLATASLVLPAGLGPLPGRGEAEVGVKETSPQNSFILISKEGAKRGSSAVPRLGFESAGSIAKRQEKRNERQGAQENGDDAHAVNGITGAVALRGQTPGATHGAAPGAPAAVKDGQERAGGRSLGTHRVLSVDATLAPRDPRAPGQFGHPVAVPDDKQDEAKSRWKEGNFNVYLSDLIPVDRAIADTRPARCSEQQVHDDLPTTTIIMCFVDEVWSTLLRSVHSVLGRSPPHLIEEVILVDDFSTKEYLKEKLDKYMSQFPKVKILHLKERHGLIRARLAGAEIARGTVLTFLDSHVECNVGWLEPLLERVRLSQAKVACPVIEVISDKDMSYMTVDNFQRGIFTWPMNFGWRQIPQEVIEKNKIKETDIIRCPVMAGGLFSIDKKYFFELGMYDPGLDVWGGENMEISFKVWMCGGEIEIVPCSRVGHIFRNDNPYSFPKDRVRTVERNLARVAEVWLDEYKELFYGHAYHLILKNVDVGDLTQQIQLRKKLQCKSFRWYLENVYPDLEAPLVKASGLLVNIAMARCITVENTTLTFEACDVSNKNQKFNYTWLRLIQHGELCIAPAGAAGSLCLRHCEGRSRSLTWLHRSLAAFQPELTDHIISEHLQQPACLEVDPSHKALRINACDSANPYQKWQFGNYYAD, from the exons ATGAGCGGGCTGCGACGGCTCTTCCGCGGCAGCGGCCGAGCGCTGGCGTTCGTCTTCGCCGCCTCCGTCGTCTGGCTGCTCCTCGACATGGCCGCGCTCCGCCTCTCCCTCGGCGACGCCGGCGGGCGGCTGCTGAAGGAGGCGGCGGAGCGCGGGCAGCAGCGGGGGCGGCCCTGGCGCGGCCCCGAGGCCCCGGCGGGCAGCAGCCGGCCCGACCCCGCGGGGCTCCGCGGCGCAGCGACGCCAGACGCCCGGGCAGCCCGCCGGgagcgcccccggcccccctccgcccccgggggcagggggcagcgggcggggcaggccggggggcggcccgcGGCTCGGCCGGCTGTGGGCTTGGGGGGCGGCGCaggggccccggcggcggcggcggagtTTGTGACGGGCCCCGCCGGAGCCGAGCAGCGGGAGGCGTCGCCATCGCGGCCTcaggccccgccgccccccggcgagcccccttccccagccccgccggcccccgggcGCACCGAGCCCACCCGGCGAGCTGGCGTCGGGGTGACGGTGGCGGGGACACCCGGGCGCACCGCCGACGGGAGCCGGCAGCGACCCGCCATCACGTTGGCCACAGccagcctggtgctgccagCGGGGCTGGGACCCCTgcccgggcggggggaggcagAAGTGGGAGTGAAAGAAACTTCCCCCCAAAATAGCTTCATCCTTATTAGCAAAGAAGGGGCAAAACGCGGCAGCTCAGCAGTCCCACGGCTGGGCTTCGAGTCTGCGGGGAGCATCGCCAAGAGGCAAGAGAAGCGCAATGAGCGGCAAGGAGCGCAGGAGAACGGCGACGATGCCCACGCTGTGAACGGCATCACCGGGGCTGTGGCGCTGAGGGGACAGACGCCGGGTGCCACGCAcggagcagctcctggggcacCTGCCGCTGTCAAGGACGGACAGGAGCGGGCAGGTGGCAGGAGCCTGGGGACACACAGGGTCTTGTCCGTGGATGCGACGCTTGCCCCAAGAGACCCCCGAGCTCCTGGCCAGTTTGGGCATCCCGTTGCAGTCCCTGATGATAAACAAGATGAAgcaaaaagcagatggaaagaaggaaacttTAATGTCTACCTCAGTGATTTGATCCCGGTAGACCGAGCCATAGCGGACACCAGGCCTGCCAG GTGCTCTGAGCAGCAGGTTCATGATGACCTCCCGACCACCACCATCATCATGTGCTTTGTGGATGAAGTGTGGTCCACCCTCCTCCGCTCCGTTCACAGCGTCCTTGGCAGATCTCCTCCGCACCTGATTGAAGAAGTCATTTTGGTGGACGACTTCAGCACAAAAG agtaCCTCAAGGAGAAGCTGGACAAGTACATGTCACAGTTCCCAAAAGTGAAGATCCTCCATCTCAAGGAGAGGCATGGTCTTATACGGGCCAGACTGGCAGGAGCGGAGATTGCTAGAG GCACCGTCCTGACATTCCTGGACTCGCACGTGGAGTGCAATGTGGGGTGGCTGGAGCcgctgctggagagggtccgCCTGAGCCAGGCCAAGGTCGCCTGCCCCGTCATCGAGGTCATCAGTGACAAGGACATGAG TTACATGACCGTGGACAACTTTCAGCGTGGGATTTTTACTTGGCCAATGAATTTTGGATGGAGACAGATTCCACAAGAGGTcattgagaaaaataaaatcaaggaaACTGATATAATAAg GTGCCCGGTCATGGCAGGTGGCCTCTTTTCCATTgacaagaagtatttttttgagCTGGGAATGTACGACCCTGGACTGGATGTTTGGGGAGGTGAAAATATGGAGATTTCATTCAAG GTCTGGATGTGTGGAGGCGAGATTGAGATTGTTCCGTGCTCCAGAGTCGGGCACATTTTCAGGAACGACAATCCTTATTCCTTCCCAAAAGATCGTGTGAGAACGGTGGAGAGGAACTTGGCCCGTGTTGCAGAGGTCTGGCTGGACGAGTACAAGGAGTTATTCTATGGCCATGCTTACCACTTGATCTTGAAAAACGTGGATGTGGGCGACCTGACTCAACAAATCCAATTGCGAAAGAAGCTTCAGTGCAAAAGTTTCCGGTGGTACCTGGAGAACGTCTACCCGGACCTGGAAGCTCCCCTGGTTAAAGCCAGTGGGCTG cttgtTAACATAGCCATGGCAAGATGCATCACTGTGGAAAACACCACCCTGACTTTTGAGGCATGTGATGTTAGCAACAAG AACCAAAAGTTCAACTACACCTGGCTGAGGCTGATCCAGCACGGAGAGCTCTGCATCGCCCCGGCCGGCGCTGCGGGATCGCTGTGCCTGCGCCACTGCGAGGGCAGGAGCCGCAGCCTGACGTGGCTGCACAGGTCACTGGCCGCCTTCCAGCCAGAGCTG ACGGACCACATCATCTCAGAgcacctccagcagccagcTTGCTTGGAAGTGGATCCCTCTCACAAAGCCCTGAGGATAAATGCCTGTGACTCTGCAAATCCTTATCAAAAGTGGCAGTTTGGCAATTACTATGCAGACTGA
- the ERMN gene encoding ermin, whose amino-acid sequence MTEEVPAASSMPECNGSVPPEKGPLQVIGVIDEIAKSVGMVHYVNAEMSPDALPVKETQEENRNSVAEDIVRGDFDGEKQSKEKQEENDGTLQQGSADIQDMGTDSQESEEGPGSEGLPAGSGGTELGTAASPGGEAAETPAASTDRGNAAEEEEEEEEEEEEEEEKVVEEEDTEEDEVQVIEIKKENSEASCLKQQDSSKEASPPTSPGCNSQVEKPGEQPSLGKKNDISRHSYSRYNTISYRRIRKGNTKQRIDEFESMMHL is encoded by the exons ATGACAGAAGAAGTCCCAGCAGCATCCAGCATGCCTGAGTGCAACGGGAGCGTACCCCCGGAGAAGGGCCCACTCCAGGTCATCGGTGTCATCGATGAAATAGCAAAATCCGTCGGGATGGTTCATTACGTCAACGCAGAAATGAGCCCTGACGCTCTGCCTGTGAAAGAAActcaggaggaaaacagaaattcagtgGCAGAGGACATAGTTCGTGGGGATTTTGATggagagaagcaaagcaaag aaaagcaagaggaaaacgATGGGACACTACAGCAGGGGTCAGCTGATATCCAGGACATGGGGACTGACAGCCAGGAATCAGAGGAAG GGCCGGGCAGCGAGGGGCTGCCTGCGGGCAGCGGGGGGACAGAGCTGGGGACAGCGGCCAGCCCtggcggggaggcggcggagacccctgcagccagcaccgACAGAGGGAATGCagccgaggaggaggaggaggaggaggaggaggaggaggaggaggaggagaaggtggtggaggaggaggacacTGAAGAGGATGAAGTTCAGGTGATTGAAATCAAGAAGGAGAACAGCGAGGCGTCCTGTCTAaaacagcaggacagcagcaaagAGGCATCTCCTCCAACCAGCCCCGGCTGCAACTCCCAGGTGGAGAAACCAGGGGAGCAGCccagcttggggaaaaaaaatgatatCTCCAGACACAGCTATTCCAGATACAACACAATCTCCTACCGGAGGATTAGAAAAGGAAACACCAAACAGCGAATTGATGAATTTGAATCCATGATGCACTTATGA